CAGCATATTGAAATTCATGCTTTAAAAATACAATTTCATTTGTTTGTCGGGGTACAGAAAACGGAAAAAACCGGCCATTCGGCCGGTTTTTAATATAAGGAGAGAGAGAAAAAAGGTCAAAATTAGGCGGCGTCGTTCAAAACGCGGGCAAGCTGTTCGTTCCTGAGCTTTTCGAGCGCGGAATCCTTGAGCTGGCGGGTGCGTTCCTTGGAAAGGCCGACCATCGGGGCGATTTCTTTCAAGTTCAGGTCGGAATCCATCTTGAAACCGAAATAGAGCTTGATGATTTCCTTTTCCTGGGCGGAAAGGCTGTTGTTCATCGCCTTGTTAAAGAGCTTGGAGCGGTTGTTCTTTTCGGCGAGTTCGTCGGTGCGGAATTCTTGTGCCGCAATGGTATCGCCGAGCGTCATGTCGCCATCTTCGCCAACGGGGGCGTCGAGAGAGGTAGACTTGTTGCCCATCATCAAGATCTTTTCGATGTCGTCGGCTTTGTACTTGCTGACGCCTTCGAGGCTCTTGGGGTCGAGCATGAGACCGCCGCCAACGACCTGGTGCATGGCGCCACCCTTCTTGGCGAAGCGACGGAGCACGAGTTCCTTTTCGGCGCTGATGCGGACCAAACGACCGCGTTCTGCGATGGCGCGGGTGATGTTCTGGCGAACCCACCAAACGGCATAGCTGATGAACTTGATTTTCTGGGTGTGGTCAAAGCGGCGGGCGGCTTCAATGAGGCCCATGTTGCCTTCGTTGATGAGCTCGTTCACGTCGATGCCCTGACCCTTGTAAAGGTTTGCGATGTTCACGACGAAGCGGAGGTTGCTTTTGACGAGCAGGTCCATGGCTTCGCGGCTGCCTTCGCGGACTTTGGCGAGAACAACCTTTTCCTGTTCCTTGGTAAGCAGAGGATATTTAGAAATATCGTTCAGGTACTGGAAATAAACATCCCTGTCGTCACGAACGTGTGTATTCTTTGTCATATCAACCTCGTTGCTTGTTGTTTCGTTTACATTCGTAAATCTACCTCCATTTGCATTTTGAAGTGTCATAGATTACGCCTTTGTTCGCAAAAGTTATTTGTGAATTTCGTCAAAGAAAACGGCACTTTTGTCATGTTTTTGTCATAACGCCCTTTTTTTTGCCCAAATAAGGGCTATTTTTGTGTCTGCAAGAGGAAAAAATGACGACAAAGTACGCAAAATCCGCTTTTAGGGCTTTTTTACGCCGCAATTATGAACGTTTTGCGGAACTTCAAGAGGCTCAATTCGAAAAAGGAGAACGTGAACTGATTGAAATCATGGGCGATGAGAACGATGCCCAGTATCCGATTCCGACATTTGTACTGATGATTCTGATTTGGATGTTTATCTTGCTGTTCCCGTTAATATTGTTGCTGGATCCGACATATCCGTTGACGCAAGTGTCGCTTATTAATCTTTCCTGCTACTATTTGCCGCTTCTGGCAACGTTCTTGACCTTCTTGGTAAACCAGCGCTACCTTGTTCCAAAGTGCTTCTTTAGAAAACGTTATGCTTTGTTCTTTGCCGGCAACGCCGTGATTCTTTTTCTTTCGTTGCTAGGCCGCGAAGTGTTCTACTTCTTGATTCAGCGCAAGGCGGGCGAGGGAATTGTAGATTTCTTCAGCAACTATTGTTTTAGTGCGGGGACCGTGCGCGGGCATTTTTCCGTCTGGACTGTACTTGTGTTTCTGATTGCGCTTGCGCTCATCTGCTTTGTTTGCATTTTGATTTCAATGTTTTCGAGGTTGATTATCAGGGCATTTATCTTGCGTGAAAAGAAACGTTCGACTCTGGAATATGAACTCAAGTTCTTGAAGAACCAACTCTCGCCGCATTTCTTGTTCAATACCTTGAACAATATTACTAGCTTGATTCGTATAGACCCTGGCCTTGCCGAAACAAGTATGACGAAACTTTCGCAGCTGATTCGTGTGATGCTTTACCAGACAGGCGACAAGTATATTTCGCTTAAAGAAGATGTGGGCATTTTGGAAAAGTATGCGGAACTTGAGAAATTGAGACATGACGATTCATTTGATTTCAAATTTGAATACGAACTTGAAAATCCCGATTGTCAAGTGGAACCCTTGCTGATGATGCCCTTGATGGAAAATGCGATGAAACATTGCGTGAATCCGGATGGTAAAAGCTTTGCCCGTATCAAGATTGTGCAGAAAGGGGATGAACTTAGCTTTGTGGGCGAGAATAGTAACTTTCCACGCAAGGCGAAACCGAATGCAAGCGGCCTTGGTCTTTCGACCTTCAAGAAACGCCTGGAACTCATGTATAGCGGGCGTTACCATTATGAAGGTCGCGTAGAAGGTGATGTGTATATAACTGAACTGAAGGTGAAACTGAAAAAGGATTCCGTGTAAACGCTGTATACACTTTTTTTGAAAAATTCCGAATGACGTCTTTACAATAAAAATTTGTTTATCTATAATTCGGTTCGGAGCAATTAAATAGTTTTTTAGATACATCTGTTAGCCACAGGTGTATTTTTTTATCCTGTTTAATGCTTTGTTTTTATATGGCTTTTTATATCGCGGCCTAGCGAGTGCTAGGGAGCTTAACAAACATCTTTAAAAATGGAGGTCCTATGATCAGTAGGATGTCAAGGTGTGCAGCCTTGATTGGGACCGTATTGTCTCTTTCAAGTTTTGCGCAAGTTTGTAATGATGTTTCGCTGTATAAAAATGGCGAAGCAGGTAAAATGGAAATGGCTGGCATGACGTTCCCGGAAGCACCGGAGTGGAGCGCCAATTGGGGTAAAATGAACTCGGGCGAAAAGGAGGCGCTTACCCCGCCTTATATTCGCTGGTCCGGCATGAAGAACAAGGCGGGAGATTGGACGGGATTGTTGTCGTTTGACAAGTTGCCCTTGGCCGTCCAATCCGGGAACGTGGCGCTCAAAGTGCGCGCGACGCAGAAAAGCAAGTTCGGAATCTGGCTTGCGGGCGATTTCGGCAATAGCGGCGTGAAATTCTTTGATCTCGATGCCAATAAGACTTATTCGCTGAAGATTGCTGTCGCTGAACTTCTCGGAAATTCCGCAAAGGCGGTCAAGCATGTAGGCGTTGGGCTTTTTGATGTTCCTGCGCATCAATACACGACCCTGTTTATTGACGATGTATCGGTAAGTTGCGCGGTGTCGAACGGCTCGGTTGCCGAAGTGTGGACTTATCCATACAGCGATTTGGACCCGAGGACCCCTCGCCGCGAAGGCAAATTCATCTCAACGCCAGCGCCGATGACGTCTGCTGCCTATTCCGAAGAAAAACGTCGTAAAATTGCAGATTCCACTAGCGCTGATTTTGTTTTGAGTGAATTAGAACATTATCAGATTCAAAAATTTTGTGGCCGGACCGATTTGACTCCGCAAAAATCTCGCGATGGCTGGTTCAACAACATGTACTTTATCGATCGGAATCGCTTGCGTGATAGCGTGATTGCGAATCCGAAGGGGTTGTTTTACGAGGCAAACGAGGCTGCCGCTGGTACGGATAATCTCGAAATGCCCTTGCTGATAGGCAATGTGGATTACGCTTACCGCGCCTGTAACGATAGCGTTTGTAAGGCTGGGCGGTTACAAAATGCAAGAATTCTGCAGGCGGGGGTCCCGTCGGCAACTGTGAGGGGATCTCGACTCAAGATTTTCTATGATCCCTATTTTGTTTGCACGAATAGAAGTGTGCTTCCGAAGGTGGAAATTTATACGAAAAACAAGTGGCAGTCGCTAGAACCAAAGTCCGAAATGCTGCTAGAGTTTGAATCGGCGGGCGAGCAGTCCGTAAAAGTAAGGCTCTCTGAAGGCGGTGTAACCATTAACCAGACGTTATTCGTGGAGGTGAAATAATGAGATTCGTATTATTTGTTTTGGCATTGTTGCTTGGTTTTTCAGTTTCTACGGCAAGGGAACATATTGATTTGGTCTTTAGTGGAAATTACGGATTGGATTCAATGTGTGTGGCAAAATATGATATTAAAAATTCAAGAAATAGCGGATTTACGTTGACAGGTCTTCCTTGTTCTGCGCTTCCGATGTATGATAAGGTGAGAATAAGGGTCCTTAATCCGCGGAAAGACGACTCGAAAAAAATGCACTTTAGCCTGGTTCGCCCGTTCCTGATGATTGATGGCATTTACCTCAGTACAAATGGAATGCGGACTTTAAGCGAAATGCAGGACGAAGTTGAACGTTTTGGCATTGTTGACCCGCTTGTAGAATTGGGCTACACGCCCGTTCTTGTGCAATTCCCGCAAACTGTGAGACGGTCTCTGTTGGAAAATTCTCAAAGTTTTGCGAAAATGCTTCATTTGATTAATTCGGAATACTGGTTTGGATTTGATAACAAACTGCAAGATGGTTTTGTTGTGCTTGGGGTAAGTCAAGGCGGTATCTTGGGCCGTTATGGTTCGTACTTGTACGATATCGCACGGAATAAGATGACGGACGCCCCGATTCGGCTGTATTCGTCTTTGGATTCGCCGCACCAAGGAGCCATTTTGCCGCTT
This genomic window from Fibrobacter sp. UWB5 contains:
- a CDS encoding RNA polymerase sigma factor RpoD/SigA, whose amino-acid sequence is MTKNTHVRDDRDVYFQYLNDISKYPLLTKEQEKVVLAKVREGSREAMDLLVKSNLRFVVNIANLYKGQGIDVNELINEGNMGLIEAARRFDHTQKIKFISYAVWWVRQNITRAIAERGRLVRISAEKELVLRRFAKKGGAMHQVVGGGLMLDPKSLEGVSKYKADDIEKILMMGNKSTSLDAPVGEDGDMTLGDTIAAQEFRTDELAEKNNRSKLFNKAMNNSLSAQEKEIIKLYFGFKMDSDLNLKEIAPMVGLSKERTRQLKDSALEKLRNEQLARVLNDAA
- a CDS encoding sensor histidine kinase codes for the protein MTTKYAKSAFRAFLRRNYERFAELQEAQFEKGERELIEIMGDENDAQYPIPTFVLMILIWMFILLFPLILLLDPTYPLTQVSLINLSCYYLPLLATFLTFLVNQRYLVPKCFFRKRYALFFAGNAVILFLSLLGREVFYFLIQRKAGEGIVDFFSNYCFSAGTVRGHFSVWTVLVFLIALALICFVCILISMFSRLIIRAFILREKKRSTLEYELKFLKNQLSPHFLFNTLNNITSLIRIDPGLAETSMTKLSQLIRVMLYQTGDKYISLKEDVGILEKYAELEKLRHDDSFDFKFEYELENPDCQVEPLLMMPLMENAMKHCVNPDGKSFARIKIVQKGDELSFVGENSNFPRKAKPNASGLGLSTFKKRLELMYSGRYHYEGRVEGDVYITELKVKLKKDSV